The Pseudomonas wenzhouensis genome has a segment encoding these proteins:
- a CDS encoding RNA-guided endonuclease InsQ/TnpB family protein gives MIIRQGFKYRLDTNEAQSARLRVLCGHARYVWNKALSECNQMLATEGQFVPRYETMAKWVTAWKRNANTEWLKDAYTDNLQQKLKDLDTAWQRFFKKVADAGRPQFKKKSRCRDSVRFVNFAKYCALDGNRVKLPAGIGWVKFRQSRAILGEVKNCTVDFDAGHWFISFQTEREVDNPLPKSTSAVGIDMGIQRFATLSDGTYCEPLNSFKRHQDQLAKAQRQMSRKTKYSSNWTKAKARVQRIHHRIANVRRDFLHKASTIISKNHAMVCIEDLQVSNMSASAVGTAEQPGRNVKAKSGLNKAILDQGWYEFRRQLDYKLAWNGGWLIAVPAHNTSRTCPCCGHVSADSRKTQAQFLCVQCGYANNADVVGAINVLRRGEAHLSNEGLDVARFACEVNGAVRPSAAGTC, from the coding sequence ATGATCATCCGCCAGGGCTTCAAATACCGACTGGACACCAACGAGGCGCAAAGCGCCCGCTTGCGTGTGCTGTGTGGTCATGCCCGGTATGTCTGGAATAAAGCCCTGAGCGAGTGCAATCAGATGCTGGCCACCGAAGGCCAGTTCGTGCCCCGCTACGAAACGATGGCCAAGTGGGTCACCGCCTGGAAGCGCAACGCCAATACCGAGTGGCTGAAAGACGCCTACACCGACAACCTGCAGCAGAAGCTCAAAGACCTCGACACCGCCTGGCAGCGCTTCTTCAAGAAGGTCGCCGACGCCGGCAGGCCGCAATTCAAGAAAAAAAGTCGTTGCCGTGACAGCGTGCGCTTTGTCAATTTCGCAAAATACTGCGCCCTTGACGGCAACCGGGTAAAACTTCCAGCCGGTATCGGCTGGGTTAAGTTTCGCCAGTCCCGCGCCATCCTGGGTGAGGTAAAGAACTGCACCGTAGACTTCGATGCCGGCCACTGGTTTATCAGTTTCCAGACCGAACGGGAAGTTGATAACCCGCTGCCGAAATCAACCAGCGCTGTCGGTATCGACATGGGCATTCAGCGCTTCGCCACCCTATCCGATGGCACCTATTGCGAGCCACTGAACAGCTTCAAGCGCCACCAGGATCAACTGGCTAAAGCCCAGCGGCAGATGAGCCGCAAAACCAAGTACAGCAGCAACTGGACGAAGGCCAAGGCCCGCGTTCAGCGCATCCATCACCGTATCGCCAACGTGCGCCGTGATTTCCTGCACAAGGCTTCAACGATCATCAGCAAAAACCACGCGATGGTCTGTATCGAAGACTTGCAGGTCAGCAACATGAGCGCATCGGCTGTCGGTACGGCTGAGCAACCAGGTCGCAATGTGAAAGCCAAGTCAGGCCTTAACAAAGCGATCCTTGACCAGGGATGGTACGAGTTTCGCCGCCAACTGGATTACAAGCTGGCCTGGAACGGTGGCTGGCTGATTGCTGTACCCGCCCACAATACCAGCCGCACCTGTCCGTGCTGTGGTCACGTCAGTGCAGACAGCCGCAAGACCCAAGCGCAGTTCCTGTGCGTACAGTGTGGCTATGCGAACAACGCGGACGTGGTTGGCGCAATCAACGTGCTTCGCCGTGGCGAGGCACACTTGAGTAACGAAGGGCTGGACGTAGCCCGGTTCGCCTGTGAAGTGAACGGCGCTGTAAGGCCGTCAGCAGCAGGAACCTGTTAG
- a CDS encoding DNA-binding protein, with amino-acid sequence MALTRDFKETVAARVQNDPAFAQALLDEAITLFVNGEPESAKLILRDLVNATLGFEALAEEIHKPAKSLHRMLSQSGNPTMSNISAVFAAIKRALKVEVHTQIVMA; translated from the coding sequence ATGGCACTGACCCGTGATTTCAAAGAGACCGTGGCCGCGCGCGTGCAGAACGATCCGGCCTTTGCGCAGGCGCTTCTGGACGAGGCCATCACCCTGTTTGTCAATGGCGAGCCGGAATCGGCCAAGCTGATCCTGCGTGACCTGGTGAACGCCACGCTCGGCTTCGAGGCGCTGGCCGAGGAAATCCACAAGCCTGCCAAGAGCCTGCATCGGATGCTGTCGCAATCGGGCAACCCGACCATGAGCAACATCTCGGCTGTGTTTGCGGCCATCAAGCGTGCGCTCAAGGTCGAGGTGCACACTCAGATCGTGATGGCCTGA
- a CDS encoding site-specific recombinase resolvase, giving the protein MKPKVQTLGAAIARERRDGGQVKLSTFIPLKIRKRGGSKVVVRPDGQLDAPGKVVTQIDQPLLVALTRAFYWQQLLDDGVVGSGSEIVQREGLHHSTVNELLRLTLLEPAIIQAILAGQQPRCMSPLWFQRNPLPTNWMAQREVVAGFDA; this is encoded by the coding sequence ATGAAACCGAAAGTGCAGACCTTGGGCGCAGCCATCGCCCGCGAACGCCGGGATGGCGGGCAGGTGAAACTATCGACCTTCATCCCGCTGAAGATCAGGAAGCGAGGCGGCAGCAAGGTGGTGGTGAGGCCGGACGGCCAGCTCGACGCGCCGGGCAAAGTGGTCACCCAAATCGACCAGCCCCTGCTGGTGGCTCTGACGCGGGCCTTCTACTGGCAGCAATTGCTTGACGATGGAGTGGTGGGCAGTGGCAGCGAGATCGTCCAGCGCGAAGGCCTGCACCACTCGACGGTCAACGAACTTCTGCGCCTGACGCTGCTTGAGCCTGCCATCATCCAGGCCATCTTGGCTGGCCAGCAGCCCCGGTGCATGAGCCCGCTGTGGTTCCAGCGCAATCCGCTGCCAACCAACTGGATGGCGCAGCGGGAGGTGGTGGCGGGGTTTGATGCCTGA
- a CDS encoding type II toxin-antitoxin system RelE/ParE family toxin: MAGSSAKFEVLLTEGAEQDLEAIHDYISEFDCVANANYVLDELMDVVESLSKFPERGSYPKELVGLGIKEYRQTFFKPYRVIYRVTGNQVLIYLIAGGRRDMQSVLARRLLGA; encoded by the coding sequence ATGGCAGGCTCATCAGCCAAGTTTGAGGTCCTGCTCACCGAGGGAGCGGAGCAGGATCTGGAGGCCATCCACGACTACATCTCCGAATTCGACTGCGTCGCCAACGCCAACTATGTATTGGATGAGTTGATGGACGTTGTGGAGAGTCTGTCGAAATTCCCGGAACGCGGCAGTTATCCGAAGGAACTAGTCGGCCTTGGGATCAAAGAATACCGCCAGACATTTTTCAAACCCTACCGCGTGATCTATCGTGTCACAGGCAACCAGGTCCTTATTTACTTGATTGCGGGCGGACGTCGTGACATGCAATCCGTACTCGCTCGCCGCCTGTTAGGCGCTTGA
- a CDS encoding type II toxin-antitoxin system Phd/YefM family antitoxin, producing the protein MRYSSQVKPISYLKANAAEVLTHLAEQREPMVITQNGEAKAVLQDVASFEETQETLALLKILALGNQDMAAGKVKPVADVVARLRAKRASV; encoded by the coding sequence ATGCGCTACTCATCACAAGTCAAGCCGATCAGCTATCTCAAAGCCAACGCAGCCGAGGTCCTGACGCACCTCGCGGAGCAGCGTGAACCGATGGTCATAACCCAAAACGGCGAAGCCAAGGCTGTCCTGCAGGACGTCGCTTCGTTCGAGGAGACGCAAGAAACACTCGCCTTGCTAAAGATCCTCGCGTTGGGCAATCAGGATATGGCTGCTGGCAAGGTCAAGCCTGTCGCTGACGTAGTTGCCCGCCTCCGCGCCAAGCGAGCCTCAGTCTGA